Proteins found in one Tamandua tetradactyla isolate mTamTet1 chromosome 3, mTamTet1.pri, whole genome shotgun sequence genomic segment:
- the LOC143675491 gene encoding outer dense fiber protein 4-like, whose translation MISFILVFSFSPESLKEWTGQPFFEVAKISFWLAVGLGFVLTVWLHLPYLPGLERPPSFGWIATIMSFCEVIFIFSTLILFPINLWIFELKRNLSIPIGWSYFIGWLVLILYVTCAILCHFNQKSFWSLDLKGPSDTVSCSRSCGSARDTQKKEQNVSAISSTQAEILKPVAWVTWNKFCVSPLSCLVVDVNCHARDLGSIPGALIQEGRRSSGLLSHLERHMVNTVSSASFFSWFPVS comes from the exons ATGATTTCT TTCATTCTGGTCTTCTCATTTTCCCCAGAGAGTTTAAAGGAGTGGACAGGTCAGCCTTTCTTTGAAGTGGCCAAGATAAGCTTCTGGTTGGCTGTTGGGCTGGGTTTTGTTCTCACCGTCTGGTTGCACCTGCCGTACTTGCCCGGTCTTGAGAGACCGCCTTCCTTTGGCTGGATTGCAACTATCATGAGCTTCTGTGAAG TTATCTTCATTTTCTCCACCCTCATATTGTTCCCTATTAACCTCTGGATCTTCGAGCTGAAGAGGAATTTATCAATACCCATTGGCTGGAGCTATTTCATTGGTTGGCTGGTGTTGATCCTCTATGTCACCTGTG CCATCCTTTGCCACTTTAACCAAAAGAGTTTCTGGAGTCTGGATCTGAAGGGTCCCTCTGACACTGTGTCCTGCAGCAGAAGTTGCGGCTCAGCCCGAGACACTCAGAAGAAAGAGCAGAATGTCTCAGCGATCTCCAGCACCCAGGCGGAAATCCTGAAACCTGTTGCTTGGGTGACTTGGAATAAATTTTGTGTCTCTCCTTTGTCATGTCTGGTGGTTGATGtaaactgccatgccagagacctgggttcgattcctggtgccttgattcaagaaggccggcGAAGCTCAGGattactctctcatctggaacggcacatggtgaacacggtgtcatctgctagcttcttctcctggtttcctgtttcatga
- the LOC143675492 gene encoding uncharacterized protein LOC143675492, with protein sequence MRSPLLSTGLQPLGLSQQVNDLEGIAWGGGQGVLAASGPGAKAIANRGRIEAGGGAGLVRRTLEGAVGKVGGGAGAGRCRKARETARQDPGSPRPPRALPTRPNPGLSGLLGPVQPRAALPAPAGATRRERLRGRSPGPGFYFGHHIISCCDFFSLLIRALRTVTAGVETIQSSSRSHDRDQRDGVPHPGTADCLGEPAPVRSPRGAGFPGRDGKRPESLPSSFPGQLAELGRWSPWAAAAGAPTTRGPPDQLRELGRKSPDRGER encoded by the exons ATGCGG AGCCCCCTCCTCAGCACGGGGCTCCAGCCGTTGGGCCTCAGCCAGCAGGTG AACGACCTTGAAGGGATTGCCTGGGGGGGCGGCCAAGGTGTCCTGGCAGCTTCCGGACCCGGGGCCAAGGCCATTGCCAACCGTGGGAGGAtcgaggcgggggggggggcagggctgGTGAGGAGGACGCTGGAGGGGGCCGTGgggaaggtggggggaggggcgggggcagggCGGTGCAGGAAGGCCCGCGAGACCGCGCGGCAGGACCCGGGCTCCCCTCGGCCTCCCCGAGCACTCCCCACCCGCCCGAACCCCGGCCTCTCGGGCCTTCTCGGGCCGGTACAGCCACGGGCCGCCCTCCCGGCCCCGGCGGGGGCAACTCGGCGGGAGCGACTCCGCGGCCGCTCTCCCGGCCCCGGCTTCTATTTCGGGCACCACATTATTTCCTGCTGTGATTTTTTCAGCCTTCTAATTCGGGCTCTGAG aacagttactgcaggagtggagacgatacagagcagctcccggagccacgacagagatcaaagggacggcgtaccccatcctggaacggctgactgtctgggagaaccagctccggtgagatcgccgaggggcgcaggctttcccgggcgggacggcaagcggccggagtccctcccttcctccttcccaggccagctggcagaattgggcaggtggtccccttgggccgcggcggctggcgcccccaccacgcgaggccccccggaccaactgagagagttgggtcggaaatccccagaccgtggagaacggtga